The DNA region CGCATACGTACATGTGCATATACAATCACAGTACGATGCGCACCGGTTTCAGCTAataatcaaacatccccttttcaaaataaaagcatatcttcttgtgttccattagtttttttaacacttttgtaaatagggctcttgttttgaagtaacAAGAAGTTTAGTCAGTCGCACAATGCAGGGTCTGCGAAATGTTGGCACGAAacatagacagtatatactcattgagtgtgtagtgtatagtacgttagtatgcgaatTCAGACACAGCTTGTTTATCTGTGTGTCAAACAGGAAGTGGTGGAGATTATTTGTTTAACATTAAGTGAAAAATAGTTATTGAAACACTAAATTACAAGGGGaagaaaaatgcaatttttactttactttatattgatgaaaatgtctgtacaaatgacacaaaaactaaaaaaaaatttgatttttaaaaaaaaaaaggctgaatGTGATGATAAAGGAGGTTTGTTGGAGGTCAGGAATAGGCTTTCTATAGATTGTGTTTTTCTATGTTTATATATAGACGATGGAATGGCCTTGGCATAGTTTCTGTCAAAACACAGATTCTCTAATTCAGCAGTTGCGGCAAGCAGATCACAACCCTTAATTTTAGGCGACAGGAGGGTGTGTGCCACACATgactcactttgtgtatttctgaccCCTTTATCCCTTTAACCTTTATAACAGACATAATATTGGTTTCATTGCTTTACAGCACACAAGCAAACATTAGAAGAATACAGTATTAACGTTTTAACATGACCTTCATCTGATGATGATGTGTTTAATGGTTGTTCAGCTGGAAACGGTCAGAGTTTGGTGTTCTGGTTTCGAGGCCACGCTGTCCTGTGGTCAGGTGCTTCTGAGAGGGTGGAAAGAATTCCTGTGTTTGTCCTGGAAATGTTTTAACCACCTTCTTCCTCTCATTAGTCACCAAGATTGTCTTAAAGGCATCCTgcgctgttttttgtttttttaacaaatgtggcctaaaaccattgaaatgtatttattagaagatctatgcctaacaaaagcacattattttgcaccgtatttgttttattaacttctaaaaatgggactactttactgttttagagcccgtgttcctccatcttgaaatcacgtgattgatgatgtccaCGAACAGTGGAAGgtctcccacccaaaaggacttatATTCTTTGTCTTAAACAGTCTGTGGtttacttgctaacttcagctaccagagcgtgtcagcgccctgtttaagggaaagtaaaggttccttaggagagctcttcttctctgcttacCAAACCGCAGAATTGAGACTGTCACCCCCTGCGTTGATAGATTATTTTTCAGGTCAATGTCAACTCTTTTGGTCAACAAAAGAGGTTttcatcgacatctttaacttttcctgattatttaaagcaactaaaagcagcacaaattgacattttgactgaaaaagctgctaaatgatctaaaactcaggctgaatgtttaacttcaatagaaaacaatgggatgtttacaggcagtggggccttgtgacatcatcaatcatgtgatttcacgatggaggaacacaggctctaaaactgtaaagttgtcccttttttaagttaataaaatgaaagtgGTGCAACATAATACGTTTTGTTCGACAAGGATCTTCTCATAAGGACATTTTGAagtttttaggccacatttgtaaaaacagaggaGGACTACTTTTAAACGTCCCATGGATTTCAACAGTGTTCTATAGAAATGCATGTGGAGAAGTAGAGCACAGACTGAGGAAAATAGCTTTTATTAACAGAAAAtcacaatggaaacactttcatGTGGGAATAAAACAGCTTTTCAATATATTAAAGATGCATTaatttgaatattttctttcttgTGCTTCTTTTCCAGTCTGCAGTTTCCAAATCTCTGCAATGTGATGAAAAATACTACCTGAAATTATCCAAATGCTGCAAGAAATGTGAAccaggtaaacacacacaccacacacacacacacacacacaatacagaGACGGTTAGCAAAAGCTATAGATCACATATGTCAAACTGaagacccgggggccaaatctggccctttaaagcatccatATCGGTCCGCAGGGGAAAGCAAAAatgtctgagaaaacatgaatcattgtgtaaattatcaaatcatttagttgtggatatctcagtagGGTTACAAAGTGGCGTAAAATACTTGACAAATTTCCACAGGAAATAGAAACTTTTGATGGAAATTATTTATCGTATTGAaacagaaattgggagtaattctAAATCACtatatcatatccaaacataaatattggcgTCTTTNNNNNNNNNNNNNNNNNNNNNNNNNNNNNNNNNNNNNNNNNNNNNNNNNNNNNNNNNNNNNNNNNNNNNNNNNNNNNNNNNNNNNNNNNNNNNNNNNNNAACAATTATACTCAACTTTCCAACGGATTATTAATTGGGTTCATTGTGACAAGACAGATTTCCTGTAGAGGTCCAGGGATGCAATAATGTCATccattaatgtgtgtttttttccaagCTGTCAGTGTTGAACCATGGCTTCTTTCCAGAGGACGTGTTCCTCCTGTGTGGTATTTTTGGCACAGCCTGACGGAGAGAGCACTCAGTGTACTCAAACATGCTCTGctcacccacacccacacacacacacacacacacacgcagaacaTTCACATGAATAGAAATTATGACTACGTTCCCGTGTTCTTTAAGTAAAGGTTGTGTTTAGGATGGAAGAGAAACAGGAAAAAGGAAGGAGATGCCAACAAATCACACGTTTCCTGTGTTTGCAGCAGTAAAGAATCACAAATACGTGGTTCATTGTGTATTATTCACATGAAGAAAGTTTGATTCTGTGAGGTTCTACTTTGTGTAGGTAGAACATTGTGTTATTTCTGTGTGTAGAAGACTGTGGTGTACAGTGTTATCCTTGTTGCCTGGTCATCCTAACACAGCAGTGAAGTTTGTGTACTCGTGATtctctgtcactgtgtgtgtcggCCAACAACTTTACTCCATATCGGATCACACATTTCTTATATCCTCATAATGGGGAACAATTCTTTTCTTCCATGtcgttcaggggccaaacacggagcagtttgatctcaagtgggccacagattttacgCAGGAAagcgagtaatttcaacatcattgtatcctagtttgcacttctacatatacataaaacacaaaatatgtaagaaacagacattatctaagcaataagtgatggatatcagtcccaacaggattcTCTATTTAAATTTCTTaatttttgtgaccaattttttatttatttaagggaaatattatgtcataatttaaggaaaatagaaggattttgtaagattgTATATTAATATATGATATAATTGTTAAATTCAAAACTGGGGGactggcttacacatacatagttaacaattattaaaatatgtttcccaCTACCTCTTTGTTCTCTTTAAGataattttacaatttaaaaaatacattgaaatgagGGGTATAATGACAAAATGATTGatctctttttttcatttcttgccTAATTAAGGTCACTTCTTGTTGACGTTTCTGCTGCTGGACCTGATCAAGCGTTCGGCTCCAGCTCGTGTCGTTGTGGTGGCGTCTGTGGCCCACACATGGACCGGACTAAGACTGGACGACATCAACAGCGAGAGGAGCTACGACACCATAAAGGCCTACGGACAGAGCAAATTAGCCAATGTCCTCTTTGCACGATCCTTAGCCAAACGCTTACAAGGTGACTTCGTCTGGTGATTAATAATGTAGAGGAATAATAACACGTGTTAATGAGTTTATCCATGTGCAGATGCAAGATTGTGgaagtattaaaaaataaatattgataacatgaaattcatatcagcatttagaataatgatgcATTAATGCAGGGAAGAACAAaggatttgtttgttgtttttgttggttttcaaagaaaaaatatttttctgtcattttgtgtatttttattgtattattattattattatttaaatgtattattgtgcATTATCTTATTGGGTGATTATGGAGAACAtttgtgtatattgttgtcgtttggtatatttttgggTCATTatctgtattttactgtaagacagcattttttggagtcgttttgtgtatttgtgttgtcgttttatattgtacatttttgtagtcgtgtggtgtgattttggagtaatattgttgttcttttgtgcatCTTCGCAGCTGtattatgtgtttatttgtcattttgtgtttttttgttgccattttgtgtattttgttgtcatgttgtgtttttagagtcatttttgtagttgttttgtaaatttattttaatttatttaaatgtgttattattaatttttaaatatagTTTCTAGTCTTCTTGGGTGATTTGGAGAACAtttgtgtatattgttgtttggtatattttcctgttattttgtgtatttcattgtcagattgtaattttgtgaatttttgtagtcgttttatgtatttttcaatgtttttttatgcatgTTTATAGTCGCcatgtgtgattttggagtaattttgtcgtcttctttttgctgctgttttgtagatttttttttgtcatttttgacaTTGCTGTGTTTGAAGAGTGTGTACAataagtgtgtgtttatgttttacAGGATCAGGAGTGAGTGTGTTCTCCCTGCATCCAGGGGTGGTTCAGTCCGACCTGTGGAGGCACCAGCATCAGTGCATCCAGGTCGCAGTGAAGATCTTTAGGATTTTTACCAAGACCCCAGTGGAAGGAGCTCAGACCACCATCTACTGCTCAGTGGAGCCTGGTCTGGAGAACCTGAGTGGAGGATATTTCAGGTACACGATGCATTTACACTAGCCAGGAGATATGATAACCCATAtaggggggtgaaagtaacgtaTTACGAGTTCTCACGTGACTGTAATTGTGTTGCTTTTATTGCTACTTtcttatatttataaatcagtaactttacttgtacttaatgttttaaaataagtaatttgttacatttctacacccattttcattacaaaaaatgaaatgaccagacaacaattaaatgcatcacatcatagccgaccaatcagattaaatgcaATGCACGcagccaaaacagcattgaatgctggttattttctcattattatttatttgattattattcatttatataaataataatgtgaaataaaacctttttttttttagataaatacatttttttcttttattattacatttatatattattgttattatcagtaatttcagcctgatttatattttttttttttttcattttgaatagaattagttggtgttattttatttaaaacagaatagtacattttgacaaaccttttattttatacagatgcctttgttccaattgtgcaagattttgtgtcttatttttaggtttatacTTGAGAtgttttactgtatgcaagggaaccgtggcaagatttattaccaaaagtaAACATGTGGggttaaagtaactagtaactttgactttgaatgctatttaatttactgtagatactctttacacctctgggcATACACCTTATACATGTGAATTTCCACTTATTGACTAGAAGATGAGTATTTTGAATCTTGTTGAGGCGTCACATTaattttccttc from Gouania willdenowi chromosome 20, fGouWil2.1, whole genome shotgun sequence includes:
- the LOC114454577 gene encoding retinol dehydrogenase 12, yielding MASFQRTCSSCVVFLAQPDGESTQCHFLLTFLLLDLIKRSAPARVVVVASVAHTWTGLRLDDINSERSYDTIKAYGQSKLANVLFARSLAKRLQGSGVSVFSLHPGVVQSDLWRHQHQCIQVAVKIFRIFTKTPVEGAQTTIYCSVEPGLENLSGGYFSDCSQARCSSTASDDDLAQKLWEVSCNLLSITWQ